From Carassius auratus strain Wakin chromosome 1, ASM336829v1, whole genome shotgun sequence, the proteins below share one genomic window:
- the soul5l gene encoding heme-binding protein 2 isoform X1 yields MSVCLLRRLMGVPLLCLLCLESLAVSSVGPSNSSSSFCSESRECLQFDLVCRTEQYEVRHYSATRWVSTDAEAYFLGVGAAMAFRRLYHYISGANEEGVRFEMTAPVLVEVPEEVKMWEPAIYTLSFLLPSAYQERPPTPTNDKLYFSDMPDMDVYVRSYGGWMLSITSRVHAHLLSRALLRAHAHFNHTHHYALGYDSPLKLLNRHNEVWYVVEGDPVCGEEHTPLPTGTH; encoded by the exons ATGAGTGTGTGTCTCCTCAGGCGTCTGATGGGCGTCCCGCTGCTGTGTCTGCTGTGTCTGGAGTCTCTGGCCGTCAGCAGCGTGGG CCCCAGTAACTCGTCCAGCAGCTTCTGCAGCGAGTCCAGAGAATGTCTTCAGTTTGATCTGGTCTGCCGGACGGAGCAGTACGAG GTTCGTCATTATTCGGCCACGCGGTGGGTCTCTACTGATGCTGAGGCCTATTTCCTGGGCGTCGGCGCCGCGATGGCCTTCAGACGCCTCTATCACTATATATCTGGAGCTAATGAAGAGG gtgtgagGTTTGAGATGACGGCTCCGGTGCTCGTTGAAGTCCCAGAGGAAGTGAAGATGTGGGAACCAGCCATTTACACGCTCAGCTTCCTGCTGCCATCAGCCTATCAGGAGCGTCCTCCCACTCCCACCAACGACAAG CTGTATTTCTCTGACATGCCGGACATGGATGTGTATGTGAGGAGTTACGGCGGCTGGATGCTGTCAATCACCTCCCGAGTCCACGCCCACCTGCTGAGCAGAGCACTGCTGAGAGCCCACGCCCACTTTAACCACACCCACCACTACGCTCTGGGCTAcgacag tcctCTGAAGCTGTTGAACAGACACAATGAGGTGTGGTACGTGGTTGAAGGAGATCCGGTCTGCGGAGAGGAACACACACCGCTCCCGACTGGCACACACTGa
- the soul5l gene encoding heme-binding protein 2 isoform X2, whose translation MRLMGVPLLCLLCLESLAVSSVGPSNSSSSFCSESRECLQFDLVCRTEQYEVRHYSATRWVSTDAEAYFLGVGAAMAFRRLYHYISGANEEGVRFEMTAPVLVEVPEEVKMWEPAIYTLSFLLPSAYQERPPTPTNDKLYFSDMPDMDVYVRSYGGWMLSITSRVHAHLLSRALLRAHAHFNHTHHYALGYDSPLKLLNRHNEVWYVVEGDPVCGEEHTPLPTGTH comes from the exons AT GCGTCTGATGGGCGTCCCGCTGCTGTGTCTGCTGTGTCTGGAGTCTCTGGCCGTCAGCAGCGTGGG CCCCAGTAACTCGTCCAGCAGCTTCTGCAGCGAGTCCAGAGAATGTCTTCAGTTTGATCTGGTCTGCCGGACGGAGCAGTACGAG GTTCGTCATTATTCGGCCACGCGGTGGGTCTCTACTGATGCTGAGGCCTATTTCCTGGGCGTCGGCGCCGCGATGGCCTTCAGACGCCTCTATCACTATATATCTGGAGCTAATGAAGAGG gtgtgagGTTTGAGATGACGGCTCCGGTGCTCGTTGAAGTCCCAGAGGAAGTGAAGATGTGGGAACCAGCCATTTACACGCTCAGCTTCCTGCTGCCATCAGCCTATCAGGAGCGTCCTCCCACTCCCACCAACGACAAG CTGTATTTCTCTGACATGCCGGACATGGATGTGTATGTGAGGAGTTACGGCGGCTGGATGCTGTCAATCACCTCCCGAGTCCACGCCCACCTGCTGAGCAGAGCACTGCTGAGAGCCCACGCCCACTTTAACCACACCCACCACTACGCTCTGGGCTAcgacag tcctCTGAAGCTGTTGAACAGACACAATGAGGTGTGGTACGTGGTTGAAGGAGATCCGGTCTGCGGAGAGGAACACACACCGCTCCCGACTGGCACACACTGa